The proteins below are encoded in one region of Methanofollis aquaemaris:
- a CDS encoding 2-oxoacid:acceptor oxidoreductase subunit alpha has product MTRLEFWQGNTACAEGALAAGCRFFGGYPITPSTEVAEHMARRLPKVGGVFVQMEDELASIASIIGASWTGKRSMTATSGPGFSLMMENIGYGIMTETPCVVVNVQRGGPSTGQPTRASQGDMMQCRFGSHGDIAVIAVSPGSVQEMYELTAKAFNLADRYRVPTFVMTDEIIAHMRERIEVPDAVEIVERRPLEKGALPYAAGEDGVPGFPTFGQGYGVHVTGLTHDERGYPSSTDPHVHDKLVRRLVGKVEGARREMADYEVINPDAEVVFVSYGSPGRSVKQAVRDMDDERVGSLRLRVVWPFPDFALNEFKNARVFLVPELNLGQIAREVASHTAVPVVPVPELGGELHTPARLAKTAEEYL; this is encoded by the coding sequence GTGACGCGTCTTGAGTTCTGGCAGGGCAACACCGCCTGTGCCGAAGGAGCCCTCGCGGCCGGGTGCCGATTCTTCGGAGGCTACCCGATCACGCCCTCGACCGAGGTCGCCGAGCACATGGCCAGACGCCTCCCGAAGGTCGGCGGCGTCTTTGTCCAGATGGAAGACGAACTCGCAAGCATCGCCTCGATCATCGGCGCCTCGTGGACCGGGAAGCGGTCGATGACCGCCACCTCGGGTCCGGGTTTCTCCCTGATGATGGAGAACATCGGGTACGGGATCATGACCGAGACGCCCTGCGTCGTCGTCAATGTCCAGCGCGGCGGGCCGAGCACCGGTCAGCCGACCCGCGCCTCCCAGGGCGACATGATGCAGTGCCGCTTCGGGTCGCACGGCGACATCGCGGTCATCGCCGTCAGTCCGGGATCAGTCCAGGAGATGTACGAACTGACCGCGAAGGCCTTCAACCTCGCCGACCGGTACCGGGTGCCGACCTTCGTGATGACCGACGAGATCATCGCACATATGCGCGAGCGGATCGAGGTGCCCGACGCCGTCGAGATCGTCGAGCGCCGTCCGCTGGAGAAGGGCGCTCTTCCGTACGCCGCGGGCGAGGACGGTGTCCCCGGTTTCCCCACCTTCGGCCAGGGCTACGGGGTGCATGTGACCGGGCTCACCCACGACGAGCGGGGCTATCCCTCCTCCACCGACCCGCATGTCCACGACAAACTGGTCAGACGGCTCGTCGGGAAGGTCGAGGGAGCGCGCCGGGAGATGGCCGACTACGAGGTGATCAACCCGGACGCCGAGGTGGTCTTTGTCTCGTACGGCTCCCCCGGACGGTCGGTGAAACAGGCGGTCAGGGACATGGACGACGAACGGGTCGGCTCCCTGCGCCTGCGGGTGGTCTGGCCCTTCCCCGACTTCGCCTTGAACGAGTTCAAGAACGCCAGGGTCTTTCTGGTGCCTGAACTGAACCTCGGGCAGATCGCGCGGGAGGTCGCCAGCCACACCGCGGTGCCGGTCGTCCCGGTACCCGAACTCGGCGGCGAACTGCACACCCCGGCGCGGCTTGCAAAGACGGCGGAGGAATATCTGTGA
- a CDS encoding 4Fe-4S dicluster domain-containing protein gives MKLIIDETRCKGCNLCTLVCPYKIFQEGTKPNHKGVVVPVLDRPERCTNCRLQKLYGRVLCGVCQMICPDQAITWVDEDPYTPVKVVIEE, from the coding sequence ATGAAACTCATCATTGACGAGACCAGGTGCAAGGGCTGCAACCTCTGCACCCTGGTCTGCCCATACAAGATCTTTCAGGAGGGGACGAAACCGAACCACAAGGGCGTGGTGGTGCCTGTCCTCGACCGCCCCGAGCGCTGCACCAACTGTCGGCTGCAGAAACTCTACGGACGGGTGCTCTGCGGCGTCTGCCAGATGATCTGTCCCGACCAGGCGATCACCTGGGTGGACGAAGACCCCTATACCCCGGTGAAGGTGGTGATTGAGGAGTGA
- a CDS encoding FumA C-terminus/TtdB family hydratase beta subunit, translating into MDLTTPLGDEVLDLRAGDAVTLSGTVYTARDEAHLRMMEEGIPFDPAGAAVYHCGPVIRDGKVVAAGPTTSARMNALSGFLLDAGVRALVGKGGMDERVREALRGRGVYLAFTGGCAALAAARMQVKSVSFEDLGMAEAVWEIELDHLPLIVGIDAHGGDLFAAVMQKAKLQFDQQFNSYKGPGL; encoded by the coding sequence ATGGACCTGACCACACCGCTCGGCGACGAGGTGCTCGACCTGCGGGCAGGCGACGCCGTCACCCTCTCCGGGACGGTGTATACCGCACGGGACGAGGCACACCTGCGGATGATGGAAGAAGGCATCCCCTTCGATCCGGCGGGTGCGGCGGTCTACCACTGCGGCCCGGTGATCAGGGACGGAAAGGTCGTCGCCGCTGGCCCGACCACCTCGGCGCGGATGAACGCCCTCTCGGGCTTTCTCCTCGACGCGGGCGTCCGCGCCCTCGTCGGCAAAGGCGGGATGGACGAGCGGGTACGGGAAGCACTCCGCGGCCGCGGCGTGTACCTCGCCTTCACCGGCGGGTGCGCCGCCCTCGCCGCCGCAAGGATGCAGGTGAAGAGCGTCTCCTTCGAAGACCTCGGGATGGCCGAGGCGGTCTGGGAGATCGAACTCGACCATCTGCCGCTCATCGTCGGGATCGACGCCCACGGCGGCGACCTCTTCGCAGCCGTTATGCAGAAGGCAAAACTACAATTTGACCAGCAGTTCAATAGTTATAAAGGACCGGGTCTATGA
- a CDS encoding fumarate hydratase, producing MMESASSGLLDAVAAATASALQEAETSLPADVKAAIGRALEREQDPTARAQLENIRENIRYAGERGLPLCQDTGVPVIYLTLPPSVPATGELYEAVARGVRQATAAVPLRPNVVDPLTRENTRDNTGGGMPAVHVKPGRELTVTVLPKGAGAENCSRIAMLLPSQKGEIARFVAETMLLAGGKPCPPVVLGVGIGATFDGAAALAKEALLLPIDEMDPFEQELCEAVNALGIGPMGLGGTVTALAVKVKRGHCHTASLPVAVNVQCWASRRATRKVEAEQWT from the coding sequence ATGATGGAGAGCGCGTCATCCGGACTTCTGGACGCAGTCGCCGCGGCAACCGCGTCCGCACTTCAGGAGGCCGAGACCTCCCTTCCCGCCGACGTGAAAGCGGCGATCGGTCGGGCACTCGAGAGGGAACAGGACCCGACCGCCAGGGCCCAGCTCGAGAACATTCGGGAGAATATACGCTATGCCGGGGAGCGCGGGCTCCCGCTCTGCCAGGACACCGGCGTCCCGGTGATCTACCTCACCCTCCCGCCCTCGGTCCCGGCGACCGGGGAACTCTACGAGGCGGTGGCGAGGGGCGTGCGCCAGGCGACGGCGGCGGTCCCGCTCAGGCCCAATGTCGTCGACCCGCTGACCAGGGAGAATACGAGAGACAACACCGGCGGGGGGATGCCGGCGGTCCATGTGAAACCGGGCAGGGAGTTGACGGTCACCGTCCTCCCGAAGGGTGCGGGCGCCGAGAACTGTTCGCGGATCGCGATGCTCCTTCCCTCGCAGAAAGGCGAGATCGCCAGGTTTGTCGCGGAGACGATGCTCCTTGCCGGCGGCAAACCCTGTCCCCCGGTCGTCCTCGGGGTCGGGATCGGCGCCACCTTCGACGGGGCGGCGGCGCTCGCGAAAGAGGCCCTGCTTCTCCCGATCGATGAGATGGATCCTTTCGAGCAGGAACTCTGCGAGGCCGTCAACGCCCTCGGGATCGGGCCGATGGGCCTGGGGGGGACAGTCACCGCCCTCGCGGTGAAGGTGAAACGCGGCCACTGCCACACCGCCTCCCTCCCGGTGGCGGTCAATGTCCAGTGCTGGGCGTCCAGGCGGGCGACCAGAAAAGTGGAGGCGGAGCAATGGACCTGA
- a CDS encoding 50S ribosomal protein L16 yields MVRKPGVMYRNLAKKAYTRREYMGGVPGSRIVQFDMGNLSGDFPMEISLVVDEACQIRHTALEAARININRRLMKEIGRAGYHLKLRTYPHHVLRENKQATGAGADRVSEGMRMAFGKPVGTAARVEPGQKIFTVYTSKNQIEKAKDAIKHGGYKLPSPIRVVIEEKAEN; encoded by the coding sequence ATGGTACGTAAACCAGGAGTAATGTATAGGAATCTCGCCAAGAAGGCATATACTCGGCGAGAATATATGGGCGGCGTGCCCGGCAGCAGGATCGTGCAGTTTGATATGGGCAACCTCAGCGGTGACTTCCCGATGGAAATCTCCCTTGTGGTAGACGAGGCCTGTCAGATCCGCCACACTGCACTTGAAGCGGCGCGTATTAACATCAACAGGCGTCTGATGAAGGAGATTGGGCGTGCAGGGTACCACCTCAAACTCCGCACCTACCCCCATCATGTGCTGCGTGAGAACAAGCAGGCCACCGGTGCCGGTGCCGACCGTGTCTCAGAAGGGATGCGGATGGCCTTCGGCAAACCGGTCGGGACTGCAGCCAGGGTCGAACCCGGCCAGAAGATCTTCACGGTCTACACCAGCAAGAACCAGATCGAGAAGGCAAAGGACGCCATCAAGCACGGCGGCTACAAGCTTCCGTCACCGATCCGCGTCGTCATCGAAGAGAAAGCAGAGAACTGA
- a CDS encoding tetratricopeptide repeat protein, with protein sequence MKSPLLTLSLCCIGILMVYTGGCIAADTGNSDTSNLSAFKERVNESQKYYDEMVVSDPENATAWCIRGMFYNNNYNRYDEALASCERALGLDPEYGLAWYLKGTILTNMEKDAEAEACFRNATKYDPTLPEGLGEPVERSSYGAGGYSIATG encoded by the coding sequence ATGAAGTCCCCACTCCTCACACTCTCGCTCTGCTGCATCGGGATTCTGATGGTGTATACCGGCGGGTGCATCGCCGCCGACACCGGAAATTCGGATACTTCGAACCTCTCCGCATTCAAAGAGCGGGTGAACGAGAGCCAGAAATACTACGACGAGATGGTCGTCTCAGACCCGGAGAACGCCACCGCGTGGTGCATCCGGGGGATGTTCTACAACAACAATTACAACCGGTATGACGAGGCCCTGGCGAGTTGCGAGAGAGCGCTCGGACTGGACCCCGAGTACGGCCTGGCCTGGTACCTGAAAGGGACCATCCTGACGAACATGGAGAAGGACGCCGAAGCGGAGGCGTGCTTCAGGAATGCAACGAAATACGATCCCACACTGCCCGAAGGTCTCGGGGAGCCGGTGGAGCGGTCCTCATACGGGGCCGGGGGATACAGCATCGCCACGGGGTGA
- a CDS encoding ABC transporter ATP-binding protein, with translation MTLSIKHVSKVFVNEKGEEVTALGDVNLEVEDGEFICILGPSGCGKTTLLRIIAGLDTPTGGRAEINGKEIDGPAPELAMIFQEYSLYPWRTIIGNAAFGLEVRGVPKEERYAKAREYLKLVGLEEFENSHPHELSGGMRQRVAVARALCSEPQVLLMDEPFGALDAQTRNTMQRELLEIWQKTKKTVIFVTHSVDEAVYLSDRVVVLSPRPSNVREVVTVPQKRPRDRTSVEFAQVRRYVLSLIQNQGD, from the coding sequence ATGACCCTCTCGATCAAGCATGTATCAAAGGTCTTCGTCAACGAGAAAGGCGAAGAGGTGACCGCGCTCGGCGACGTCAACCTCGAAGTCGAGGACGGCGAGTTCATCTGCATCCTCGGCCCATCGGGCTGCGGGAAGACGACGCTCCTGCGGATCATCGCGGGGCTCGACACCCCCACCGGCGGCCGGGCCGAGATCAACGGGAAAGAGATCGACGGGCCGGCGCCCGAACTCGCGATGATCTTCCAGGAGTACTCCCTGTACCCCTGGCGGACGATCATCGGCAATGCCGCCTTCGGGCTCGAAGTGCGGGGCGTCCCGAAGGAGGAGCGGTACGCAAAGGCGCGGGAGTACCTCAAACTTGTCGGGCTCGAGGAGTTCGAGAACAGTCATCCGCATGAACTCTCCGGCGGGATGCGCCAGCGGGTCGCAGTGGCCAGGGCTCTCTGCTCCGAGCCGCAGGTGCTCCTGATGGACGAGCCCTTCGGGGCCCTCGACGCCCAGACCAGGAACACGATGCAGAGAGAACTCCTGGAGATCTGGCAGAAGACGAAGAAGACCGTGATCTTCGTCACCCACAGCGTGGACGAGGCGGTCTATCTCTCCGACCGCGTCGTCGTCCTCTCTCCGCGGCCGTCGAATGTGCGGGAGGTCGTGACGGTGCCGCAGAAGCGCCCCCGCGACCGGACGAGCGTCGAGTTCGCCCAGGTCCGGCGGTACGTGCTCTCGTTGATCCAGAACCAGGGCGACTGA
- a CDS encoding ABC transporter permease has protein sequence MQRTNTPTRSQIQKSTALRRRALGAILPILLIICWEIAAVLINNEFILPRLESVLAVLASPTTDILGSGSLINNALLSVERVAMGFGLAAAVGIPLGMVMGYWQKAEDFVDTTVQLFRPIPPLAWIPLALAWFKTGLISMTFIIFIGAVFPVLLNTVDGVKSVNRTWVESALTFGANQRQVLAKVVMPASLPTIWTGLRVGFGIAWMCVVAAEMLPGTTSGLGYLIMYAYNWGQVQVIIAGMIVIGLIGLLIDGLFRVVEHRKFTWRGMTR, from the coding sequence ATGCAAAGAACGAATACACCCACGAGATCACAGATACAGAAAAGTACCGCTCTGAGGAGGAGGGCCCTGGGGGCCATCCTCCCTATTCTTCTCATCATTTGCTGGGAGATCGCCGCGGTCCTCATCAACAACGAGTTCATCCTCCCCCGTCTGGAGTCAGTGCTCGCGGTGCTTGCCAGCCCCACCACCGACATCCTGGGGAGCGGGAGCCTCATCAACAACGCCCTCCTCTCTGTCGAGAGGGTGGCGATGGGCTTCGGGCTCGCGGCCGCGGTCGGGATACCGCTGGGCATGGTGATGGGCTACTGGCAGAAGGCCGAGGACTTCGTCGACACGACGGTGCAACTCTTCAGGCCCATCCCGCCGCTCGCCTGGATCCCGCTGGCCCTCGCGTGGTTCAAGACCGGCCTCATCTCGATGACCTTCATCATCTTCATCGGGGCGGTCTTTCCGGTGCTGCTCAACACCGTCGACGGCGTGAAGTCGGTGAACCGGACCTGGGTCGAGTCGGCGCTCACCTTCGGGGCAAACCAGCGGCAGGTGCTTGCCAAGGTGGTCATGCCCGCCTCCCTCCCGACGATCTGGACCGGCCTGCGGGTCGGGTTCGGGATCGCCTGGATGTGCGTGGTGGCGGCCGAGATGCTGCCCGGCACCACCTCGGGCCTCGGATACCTGATCATGTATGCCTACAACTGGGGACAGGTGCAGGTGATCATCGCCGGGATGATCGTCATCGGGCTGATCGGTCTGCTCATCGACGGGCTCTTCAGGGTCGTCGAGCACCGGAAGTTCACCTGGAGGGGGATGACCAGATGA
- a CDS encoding ABC transporter substrate-binding protein, which yields MANKMLAAVLAIGLAALLIVAGCVSEPETPTTPTTEGAEVGVTYSQGVGPMPMLLSTGEIDGYIAWQPFVEIATVSGIGKVASYSQDLPPQDMWKDHPCCVVVTRDDFAAEHADTVNAVSALATLSNQYVNEHQNESAEIVADWLVGKGNFTYGDVSVSSVDVLEKAIPTIKFTSEPSEKWMEGVDLFVDAQAELGYLTGSLKDTTKEDRRALIFNTQPYTEGTKMIDAGEIATPATFDKFGIGYLMSDHHASLFVAIKNWEYFEENYGIALKPKDLTQSRPEALELIVNGEKIADVTLVSGAAGPALMQLAATDNIQMAWVGAPPAISAIDKGTPIKIVQPVNTEGSGLVVAASAPVNDWPTFVDWANSRAAEGKPLKIAAPLKGSIQDVMLKFALKDSGLVVKEV from the coding sequence ATGGCAAACAAGATGCTCGCTGCAGTCCTCGCCATTGGGCTTGCAGCTCTTCTCATCGTCGCCGGATGCGTCTCTGAACCCGAGACCCCGACAACACCCACGACCGAAGGCGCCGAGGTCGGCGTCACCTACAGCCAGGGCGTCGGACCCATGCCGATGCTCCTCTCGACCGGCGAGATCGACGGATACATCGCGTGGCAGCCCTTCGTGGAGATCGCCACCGTCAGCGGGATCGGCAAGGTCGCCTCGTACTCCCAGGATCTCCCGCCCCAGGACATGTGGAAGGACCACCCCTGCTGTGTCGTCGTCACCCGTGACGACTTCGCCGCGGAACACGCCGACACCGTCAACGCCGTCAGCGCCCTCGCCACCCTGAGCAACCAGTACGTCAACGAGCACCAGAACGAGTCCGCCGAGATCGTCGCCGACTGGCTCGTCGGCAAGGGCAACTTCACCTACGGCGACGTCTCCGTCAGCTCGGTCGACGTCCTTGAGAAGGCGATCCCGACGATCAAGTTCACCAGCGAACCTTCCGAGAAGTGGATGGAAGGAGTCGACCTCTTCGTCGACGCCCAGGCCGAACTCGGCTACCTCACCGGGAGCCTGAAGGACACCACCAAGGAGGATCGCCGCGCCCTCATCTTCAACACCCAGCCGTACACCGAAGGCACAAAGATGATCGACGCCGGCGAGATCGCCACCCCGGCAACATTCGATAAGTTCGGCATCGGCTACCTCATGTCCGACCACCACGCCTCGCTCTTCGTCGCCATCAAGAACTGGGAATACTTCGAGGAGAACTACGGCATCGCCCTCAAGCCCAAAGACCTCACCCAGAGCAGGCCTGAAGCACTCGAACTGATCGTCAACGGCGAGAAGATCGCCGACGTCACGCTCGTCTCCGGCGCCGCCGGCCCGGCCCTGATGCAGCTTGCCGCCACCGACAACATCCAGATGGCCTGGGTCGGCGCCCCGCCGGCGATCAGCGCCATCGACAAAGGAACACCTATTAAGATTGTCCAACCCGTTAATACTGAGGGATCCGGACTCGTCGTGGCTGCATCCGCACCCGTAAACGACTGGCCGACCTTCGTCGACTGGGCGAACAGCAGAGCAGCCGAGGGGAAACCGTTGAAGATTGCGGCCCCGCTGAAAGGATCCATCCAGGACGTCATGCTCAAGTTCGCCCTCAAAGACAGCGGACTGGTGGTGAAAGAGGTCTGA
- a CDS encoding helix-turn-helix domain-containing protein yields the protein MIQADPVERIIKAALISDEEFVTVLQHVLKNDLRVSVRELSERSGVAQSTLYKVLTGKRSPTLPTMRAIINTVRSFSRIPEEAFIGLIAARYVLESIQERTAIVDGHEFRVREYPVHSFEDAIIAAVRAEREGAVSIVCAPIASSTIEQLVRIPVTTIVPKDSVQRAIESAARKAWL from the coding sequence ATGATCCAGGCAGACCCGGTCGAACGTATCATCAAGGCGGCGCTCATCTCCGACGAGGAGTTTGTGACGGTCCTCCAGCATGTACTGAAGAATGACCTGCGGGTGAGCGTGCGCGAACTCTCGGAGCGGAGCGGGGTCGCCCAGAGCACATTATATAAGGTGCTCACCGGCAAACGCTCGCCCACGCTCCCCACCATGCGGGCGATCATCAACACGGTCCGTTCCTTCTCCCGGATCCCGGAGGAGGCCTTCATCGGGCTCATCGCAGCACGTTACGTCCTGGAGTCCATCCAGGAGCGGACGGCGATCGTCGACGGCCACGAGTTCAGGGTACGGGAGTACCCGGTCCATTCCTTTGAGGACGCGATCATCGCCGCCGTCCGGGCCGAGCGGGAGGGGGCGGTGTCCATCGTCTGTGCTCCCATCGCCTCCTCGACGATCGAGCAACTGGTCCGCATCCCGGTGACGACGATCGTGCCCAAAGATAGCGTCCAGCGCGCCATCGAGTCGGCGGCGCGCAAGGCGTGGTTGTGA
- a CDS encoding HEPN domain-containing protein: protein MEPTDDLRRRGLIKKFPPEPGAVENAMALARRDATVAGTMLAGNADWAYTIAYNAMLQAGRALMFSKGYRPAGTNQHIAVVRFTELYLDREAVLAFDRMRRKRHITVYDMAGTVSEGEARNAVARAEAFLETVEGLLA, encoded by the coding sequence TTGGAACCGACTGACGACCTGAGACGCCGGGGCCTCATCAAGAAATTCCCCCCCGAACCCGGCGCGGTGGAGAACGCGATGGCCCTCGCGCGACGGGACGCAACCGTCGCTGGCACCATGCTCGCCGGCAACGCCGACTGGGCCTACACCATCGCCTACAACGCAATGCTCCAGGCCGGACGGGCGCTGATGTTCTCGAAGGGCTACCGGCCGGCGGGAACGAACCAGCATATCGCGGTGGTCAGGTTCACCGAACTCTACCTGGACCGCGAGGCCGTCCTCGCCTTCGACCGGATGCGGAGAAAACGGCACATCACGGTCTACGACATGGCCGGGACGGTTTCCGAAGGGGAGGCGCGAAACGCCGTCGCCCGTGCGGAAGCGTTTCTGGAGACCGTCGAAGGGCTTCTGGCGTGA
- a CDS encoding nucleotidyltransferase domain-containing protein, with amino-acid sequence MLERLIPSKTRVKLLTLFLMNPGREMYLREVQRLTGENLNAVRRELANLEEFGLLTSTRRGNAHFYVVDRSFPLYEELTAIILKTEGVAKVIAERLDGIGTIDRMFIYGSFARGEAGAESDIDLFIVGTVDEDRLIVAVQETEEALGREINYALFTPEEMAERTAADDPFVANVLRGPKVMLIGTD; translated from the coding sequence ATGCTCGAACGGCTCATCCCCTCGAAGACGCGGGTGAAACTCCTCACCCTCTTCCTCATGAACCCTGGCCGCGAGATGTACCTCCGCGAGGTCCAGCGCCTCACCGGGGAGAACCTCAACGCCGTCAGGCGGGAACTCGCGAACCTCGAAGAGTTCGGGCTGCTCACCAGCACCCGGCGAGGGAACGCACATTTTTATGTGGTGGACCGCTCATTCCCTCTGTACGAGGAGTTGACCGCCATCATCCTCAAGACCGAGGGGGTGGCGAAGGTCATCGCCGAGCGCCTCGACGGGATTGGAACGATCGACCGGATGTTCATCTACGGCTCCTTCGCCCGCGGCGAGGCGGGCGCGGAGAGTGACATCGACCTCTTCATCGTCGGGACCGTGGACGAGGACCGGTTGATCGTCGCGGTGCAGGAGACCGAGGAGGCGCTCGGGAGAGAGATCAACTACGCCCTCTTCACGCCCGAAGAGATGGCGGAGCGGACCGCCGCAGACGACCCCTTCGTCGCGAACGTGCTGAGGGGGCCGAAGGTGATGCTGATTGGAACCGACTGA
- the argH gene encoding argininosuccinate lyase, with the protein MHRDLLRRGRLSDDRTGEVMHFLSSMTADHWIAGMDIQVDMAHLLMLREREIIGEDAARALMGALLAFHEDGIPDEAYDECFEDIHAGKEAALIARVGEEFGGRLHMGRSRNDEVATCIRMRLREELLGCIAAVCDLRRVLLDLAEAHRETIMPGFTHLQHAQPTTLAHHLLAYEAAFGRDFGRLADAYGRVNECPLGAAAFASTGYPIDREMTARLLGFERPMGNSMDAVATRDFALESLSACAVMMTTASRLCEEMVVWSSAFVRFVQLADGYSSTSSIMPQKKNPDTAEIMRAKAGTVAGSLAGAMTITKGLPMSYNRDLQELTPHLWRGVAAARESLVVLAGMLSTATFDTDRMAAESDRGFSTATELADVLVREYGLPFRTAHSVVGRAVKQGALDLATLEAAAEEVAGLSLTERGLTPERVAAALDPAISVAERKAIGGPAPDETARAVAARNKDLAADEAATAGLAKAIETALARLVEEARRLAEA; encoded by the coding sequence ATGCATCGTGATCTGCTGCGGCGAGGCAGACTCAGTGACGACCGTACCGGCGAGGTGATGCACTTCCTCTCCTCGATGACGGCCGATCACTGGATTGCCGGGATGGATATCCAGGTGGACATGGCCCACCTTCTGATGCTCAGAGAGAGAGAGATCATCGGAGAGGACGCGGCCAGGGCGCTGATGGGTGCGCTCCTCGCGTTCCACGAGGACGGGATCCCTGACGAGGCCTACGACGAATGCTTTGAGGACATCCACGCCGGGAAAGAGGCGGCGCTCATCGCCCGCGTCGGCGAGGAGTTCGGCGGCCGCCTGCACATGGGCCGGTCCAGGAACGACGAGGTGGCGACCTGCATCAGGATGCGCCTGCGCGAAGAACTGCTCGGGTGTATAGCGGCGGTCTGCGACCTGAGACGGGTGCTGCTCGACCTGGCCGAAGCGCACCGCGAGACGATCATGCCCGGGTTCACGCACCTCCAGCACGCCCAGCCGACCACCCTCGCTCACCACCTCCTCGCCTACGAGGCGGCCTTCGGGCGGGACTTCGGGCGGCTCGCCGACGCCTACGGTCGGGTGAACGAGTGTCCCCTCGGCGCGGCGGCCTTCGCCTCGACCGGATACCCCATCGACCGCGAGATGACCGCCCGGCTCCTCGGGTTCGAGCGGCCGATGGGCAACTCGATGGACGCCGTCGCCACCCGCGACTTCGCCCTCGAAAGCCTCTCGGCCTGTGCGGTGATGATGACCACCGCGAGCCGTCTCTGCGAGGAGATGGTCGTCTGGTCGAGCGCCTTCGTGCGGTTCGTGCAGCTCGCCGACGGCTACTCCTCCACCAGTTCGATCATGCCCCAGAAGAAGAACCCCGACACCGCCGAGATCATGCGGGCGAAGGCCGGGACCGTCGCGGGATCGCTTGCCGGGGCGATGACCATCACCAAGGGCCTCCCGATGAGCTACAACCGCGACCTCCAGGAACTCACCCCCCACCTCTGGCGGGGCGTCGCCGCCGCGCGCGAGAGCCTGGTCGTCCTGGCCGGGATGCTCTCGACCGCGACCTTCGACACCGACCGGATGGCCGCGGAGTCCGACCGCGGCTTCTCCACCGCCACCGAACTCGCCGACGTCCTGGTCCGCGAGTACGGTCTGCCCTTCAGGACAGCGCACTCGGTCGTCGGCCGCGCCGTGAAGCAGGGCGCCCTCGACCTCGCCACCCTCGAAGCGGCGGCCGAGGAGGTCGCCGGGCTCTCGCTCACCGAGCGGGGCCTCACCCCCGAACGGGTGGCCGCCGCCCTCGACCCAGCGATCAGCGTCGCCGAGAGGAAGGCCATCGGCGGCCCGGCGCCCGACGAGACGGCGCGGGCCGTGGCGGCACGGAACAAAGACCTTGCGGCCGACGAGGCCGCCACCGCCGGGCTGGCGAAGGCTATCGAGACGGCCCTCGCCCGCCTGGTCGAAGAAGCCAGGAGGCTCGCAGAAGCATGA